The nucleotide sequence cAGCTAGTACTTTGTCTTCTCCTTTGGAAAACGCATTCCCTTCCCAGCCAACAGGATTCCTTTTGAGCACTGTCACAAGTAGACAGGTGGCTGAAATGACAAGTCAAACATCCACAGAAAACTTGACTCCTGAGGTCTCGGGAGGGCCAAGTCCTGGGGCAGGAGTAAGTGACGCTCCCACAGGTTTTCCTTCGGAGGAAGAGTTCAGTGGTGAATCCGTAGCCTCCTCAATGTTATCTCAGCCTACAACAAAAGAAGACACAATAGTAACGGAGGGCTCTGGCGATGCATTGTttatggagactcaaagctcagcCTCCACAGGCCCTGCTTCAGGTCTCCCCAGTCAGGCGCCTGATTGGGAAGGAGCTAGTGACCGGGTGGGCAGCTCTTCACCCATTCCTTGGCAAGAATTCATGGCCTCAGGCGAGGGCTCAGGTGAGCAACTGATCTCAACCAGCGCTTCGGTTAGTCACGTGCTTCCCAGTGCTGTGGGGCACACTTCTGGTACAGTTTTCCCACGTACTCACCCAGGGGTGGGAGAACTGGGAGCTGCCACGGAAGCGCTTGAGAGAGCCCCGGTTGTACCAACGGCAGAAGCTGAAATACCGACAGAAGCGGGGGGAGGAACGGCTGAGAGCACACTTCCAGCGGACTTTCGCCGAACTCTGGAGCCAGCCAAATTATGGTCCAGGGAAGAAGTCGAGCCTGTAGAACAAGGCATTGAAAACCAAACAGCATTAGAGGAAAAGATCAAAGAACAGGGGTCTTTTGGATCTCCTCAAAGCTCTGTGGCACCAGGACCAGCAGTTTCTGATCCACAGACATCCACTGAAACCACACTCCTCACCACGGATTATTTTCTGCTGGCAACGAAGCAAATGCATAGTAGTGACAATGACCAGGAGGGGGACGCCATTCCCGTAGGACACGTGACTGCACCAGGTCCGCAGGGCTTGGAGCCATTCACTGCTGTCTCCGAAGCTACTGCGAAATCACATTTTCCCTCAGCTGCTGCTTCACTGACGGAATCGATACCATCTGAAAGTATCATTACCGATTCACCAATCAAAGAGGAAGACGTTATAAAACTCTTTCCCAGAGTTGGGGGCCCACCCACCACAGGGTCCGACACCGATCTCTTATTCTCTGGACTGGGATCAGGAGAAGACGCTGTACCTGCTCTGACTACAAGAACAGTGAATTTTACTGACGTAGAGCAACTCATTAGCACAGTGCATCCTCAGACAGCTCCAGGAGGAGGCTTAGAAACAAGAGTCTCACACGATGAAAGGGGCGACTATCAGGGAGTGGCGAATGGAGCCCGTGAAGTGAGGACTCTTACTCCCCAACCAGACAGCATCTCTGCAGGTAGCCAGACCACAGCCAGCTCCGCCGTCAGGGGGAGTTCAAGTGCGAGCAGAGCAGAAGGCCCCGCAGGGACATCCCTCACCTTCCCCGCGGACACTGCCCATCCAGAAAACCAGACCCTTGGTTGGGCGAAAGACGTCCAGACAAGCAGAGCACCGACGATGGCTGGGCAGGTCTTCGGTACGACCGCTTCCACAGCAGACACTAAAGACACCGCAACCTCTCTTGCTTTTCTGACGAGAACTCTGGTTCTCGAAGCGACCGGGGGCTTTGCTACCCCAGCACCGTCCGACTTGTCTGGTGAGCATTCTGGGGAAGGATCCGGGGCGTTCGGCATGGTTGATTTAGTCCACATTTCTGCAACTCCGCAGGCGACCGGGCCAGAAAGCACCCCATTTGTTTGGAGCGGGTCCCCAGAAAAACATCCCGAGGGGCCCGGTGTGAAAGCGGTTACTCCTGGTGGATCCCCAACCATTTCAGTTGTTCTTTCGCTTCACTCCGAGCAGAATGCAAGCGTTCCCGACTCCAGTAGCGCCCCTTCACGCCCGCAGATGCATGAGGGCCCCACAGAGGGCGCTGCAGGCATTTTTTCAGAGGGTTTCCAACTATTTGAGAATCCCACCGTAAAGCCCAACAGAAGAAAAACCACCAAAAACATTATTCTAGATCTGGACAATGAGGATAAAGATTTACTGCTGACAGTTACAGAGAGCACCATGCTGGAAATCCCACCGGAGCTGACCCCAGATAAAAATATTATCATAGACATTGATCACACGAAACCTGGCTATGAAGACATCCTTGGAATGCAAACCGAGCCAGAGGCAGAAGTACTAACAGGGCCACAGGGCAGTAATGAAGAAAGCGCTCAAGTTCAAGTTTCTTTAGCTGAGGAGCAACTCGAGGGCTCTGGTGAGCCTCTTCTAGCTAGCTACACTCAGGCAACACACAACGAAGCAATGGCTGCTGAAGACAGACGCCAAGTAGATCCCCAAGCTTTTCTCCTCACAACCGGAACCCCCCTTCACAGCCCAGACCTAGACCTTTTACTGCCCACAGCggcatccctccccactcctagCCAGGCTGCCTCAGTTCTTCCAGAGCCTGGCGAGCCCAAAATGGGAACAAAACCCCTGGATGAAACCTTGGAGTCAAGCACATTGTCTGATAGTCAAGCCATCGCAGACCAAAGTGAAATAATCGTGACATTGGGCTACTTGGAAAGGACACAGGAAGAGtatgaagaaaagaaatatgTAAACCCTTCGTTTGAGCCAGAATCCTCTTCGGGAAGCGAGGAGGCTTTGTTAGATCAGACACCCTACGTAAGTATGGGCAGTACCCGCCTCATGACTCAGAGTTTAACGGAAGCCCCTGTTATGATGGAAGCATCCAACCCCACCGGTTACACTGAGGCAACGTTAGCCATTTCCACTTTGGCAAAGCTGTCCTCTCACACACCATCCTCTCCAGACACTATCCACGCAGCCAGTGGGGCCTCTGAGCCAACAAGGCCAAGTGTTCTACCTGGCATAGAGTTGGGAGCATCTCAAATGCCGACAGAAGCTGCTGTCAAGGAATCCTATGCAAATATTGAAGCAACTTTCAAGCCACCACATGGCAAGTACTTGCACACAACTGAACCGCCATCTGTAGCTCCCAACACAGAATTAGAACTTTCAGAAGGCGAAaatacacctgagtcctcaaaagaAACGCAAACCTCTCCCACAGAGCTAATTGCCGAGGCAAGATTTGAGGTTCATCAAGACCCCAAAAACAAAACCGACGTGCTCCTTTCTGAAGGAGCAGACCAAGAACTTCCCAATCCTAGCTCGCAAGAGGCTGGCACGGTTGTCACAGCTCCAGGGAAAGTTAACCCAACAGGTGCTTCACAGTGGCCTCATTCCACTTCTGCTCCTGCGACTCGTAGAGTTGAGACAAGCGTGGTGCCTCAGCCAGGCCCGCAAACTACTGAGAAGCCCACTGTTCCTTCTCTGGAAGTCGGCCCCGAAACACAAGCAGCTTTGACCGGAGAGGAGTACGCCACAGTGTTAGCATCAGAACAGCAAATGCCTGTGAGAATTCTTGATTCCAATAATCAGGCCACAGTAAGCACTGCGGAGCTAAATACCGAGCTAGGCACACCGTCACTTTCCCTTTGGGAAACTTCTAATGAAAGCGATTTCCTGCTTGGCATTAATGAAGAGTCAGTGGAAGGCACCGCCGTCTATTTAACAGGTAAGGCCACACTATGTATCGATCTGTTTCTAAACTTGGAAACAGTTGCTTGGTCCTAACATAGATGTCTACATATCGCCATTGGGATGGTAAAGCCACTTTTCCCGCGGTTCACGTGACAGCCAAGCAGGCCAAGGTATAGAGTGCTTAATACGAAGCAGTTCAAGTAAGTATCAGCTCCCTCTGGGCTCTCAATAGAAACATCAGGGGTTTTTCTTTAAGGTTTGAAAAACAACATATGATTGGAACATAAAAAAGGAGACTGTTAAAAAATACTGTTAGTGGTATATTTTGCTTTTAGCCACAACGAAAATATTGCTGTATTGCTCCCCTCATGTCCTGTAGCTGTGCATCTCAGTTTTAAAGACCATCATAAAATCCACtatatttttttctcctaaatcTCCCAGTCTTGGGTATGATTATGGCAAAATTTTCAAGCTCTGTCATTTTGTGAGAGTAGTAAGTCGCtgtaaaaaatgtttttcataCTCTGTGCAGTATCGGCTCTCTGTCCTTTTATGTCATTTCTTGGCTTCAGTCAGTTCACACATGCTTCCAACATAGTACCTAGTCATAGTGGGTATTTATCCGGGCCACATTTGTACTTTCCTTGCCGAGAGAGGAAATTCTGTGTATTTGCTGTATGTACAAAAAGCGCACATTTGACCCTGCTTCATAGCGGTCACCTTACTTGATCTTTGCAAAAAGTCTGTAAACCTGTGTTGTTGTTCCCACTTAAAAGTCTAAGATGTAGCGATTCAGGAAGGCTCAGTGATTTGCCCAAGGATGTTCAGCCTGAAAATAGTGAAATGGAATTTGAGTCTGAATCAGTCCATGCTCTTTGGAGATGGTTTCCAACATTGTTTCAACAAGGAACAGATATTTGATGATACATGAACCAGAAATCTAGAGATGTTTACTTTTTCGAATCAATCTTTTTTATCTAACCCCAAGACTACTGAGAAGCTGGCATTATTGTGTTTCCCAAGAAAGTTATTAAGTAAGAATGTAAATGGGGTGGAGAAGGGGGCATCATCATTTAGCTGCTATCAAGGGATTGggggttggagggtgggggtggggagaatcaGTACTTTTAAGCATCCTGTTGGTTGAAATTGAACTTTAAATTTTAAGGAATATACTTTACAGTATGGCTATAGTTACATTTATTCATCTGATTGGATCAATATTACTTTTGTATGTCTACTGCTTCATTTAGGAGCCTttttggtatagtggttatgcattgggctgctaaccgaaaagttAGCTGTTCaattccaccagctgctccacaagagaaagatgaggtttttttctACAGCCATCAAGGGCAATTTGACCCCATCTTacaaggtcaccatgaggcagaacTCACTCAATtctagtgagcttggttttggttgaCTGCTTCATTTTGATGTGATTCAGCGAGAGTAAAACAGCCCTGCACTTTTTAGGAAAGCCTCGAAGTATTTTGCGAATAGTGCTGACCGAAGGTGATTTACATTGccattttttttctcattgtttCTTTCTCTTAAATTGGTAAATGATCATCAAATTCTCTGGCCAATAGTGATTCTTTGTTAGTTGAAATATAATTCAGGTTGGGGAAACTGAGATAGAAATCATTGGTAATAATAATGGCATATTTAGAGAAAGGAAATAGGTACACGTTGCCTTGCAATCCTCGGAGGAGCTCTGCAGGTGGAGAGGGTTACATGTCAGGGTGCTGATCCCAAGCTGGTCGgagtcaccagtcactcctcaggataaggctttcaactcctgtaaaagttaagtctcagaaacccacgcgggcagttcgaccctgcccgAGTCCAAATCGCCTGGAGGCAGGGAGTTGTTGCAGTTGTACACGTCACTTACTGCAGGAACCAGAAGCGGCAATGAGGGTGCCTGGCCTATCTGTTAGAGACGGACCTGGCAGAGGTTCCTACCTATGCTTTAGGAAAGAACACAAATAAGGAAGCAAACCTTTCCTCCGAATCAGAGCCACTTCAAGTTCACAGAAAGAGCTGCTTCCTTGCCAAACCCTGGCCTCATACTGGCAGGCTGGCATCTCGTCTGTGGAGTGGTTTAGGGAGAGGGTTTAATATTTGTGAGGCACAGTGTAGTTTTACCACGGCCTCGCATAGAAGGAGCATTGCGATTTTTCACAGAGGGTAATTCATAGATATGTTATGGACTGCAGCCTTGTCTCCACCAGGTGTtttaaatggagaaagatgaaagcAAAGTGGCTTTTGTTTTAAACTACTAAATAAGAGAAAAAGTAGCCTAATTTTAACATGAGCCTCAACATGTGACCTTATATCAAGTCTTCCTAATAGTTCGGGATTTACTTAACACTCAGAAAGTTTCGATTCCCAATGTTGGAAAGGCTCCGTTTACCTCAGACACAAATCCCTCGGTTGTTCTAAGATTCCTGAATTTAATGTGTCCTAATCAGTTAGGTGTCTTCTTTCCAAAAGCAATGATTTTAGGGCTTCGAGATTTAGGATTCCCCCAAATAGGGTTGGAttctgcatataatcaatttcatttcagttcttttgtgaaacttttcattctcatttggctACCTGAATCTTTTGAAACATAAGCAATTCCAACCAAGTATACAAATGACAGCCATAAGTGATTAATGTACACATACAACTACCAAATAATCCTACAAAATGAACTATGTCATCCCAATTGTGTCCAACTGTTTGTATTTAGGAAATATACTTTAAACTGTTCCCCTAGGTTTCCCCTTTAGCCTCTCCTTTTAGCTGCTAGGAGTGtttattttatttgtgttttagtaAGAAATGTGTAATAAAAACTTGGGGTTTCATTTTTGGCCAGGTGATTGTATTTGGGTTTGTTTGTATCCAGTAGAGTTTAATCCATGTGTTGCTTTTCTTCAAGTATAGTTTAAAGGAGTACAATTGGAAGGTGTATTTGGAAAAGGCATGTTAATGTAGCAGAAGAGTCTACAGTGCACACTTTCGAAGAAAACCAGTTTCTAAGTGGTAAAAGGCAATAATAATTCAAATGATGGTAAC is from Tenrec ecaudatus isolate mTenEca1 chromosome 2, mTenEca1.hap1, whole genome shotgun sequence and encodes:
- the VCAN gene encoding versican core protein isoform X2, coding for MLMNIHSILWMCSTLIATHGLHQVNAEKHAAAKGSLSAKVSLPCHFSTMPTLPPSYNTASEVLRIKWSKIEVDRSGKDLKETTVLVAQNGTIKIGQDFQGRVSVPTHPDDVGDASLTVVRLRSSDAGLYRCDVMYGIEDTQDTVSLTVEGVVFHYRASTSRYTLTLEQAKETCLNVGAVIATPEQLQAAYEDGFEQCDAGWLADQTVRYPIRVPREGCYGDKNGKEGIRTYGVRSPLETYDVYCYVDHLDGDVVHITAPDKFTFEEADAACESQNGRLATVGELHAAWRNGFDQCDYGWLSDASVRHPVTVARVQCGGGLLGVRTLYRFENQTGFPPPDSRFDAYCFKRRMSDLSVIGHPIDSESKEEEPCSDELHPDHELIAEILPELLAIDLFPSEEDEEEGADCANDTAETTTPSVTYINGKHLVTTVPKVPEAEEARRGQFESVAPSRNLSHGNGNDSHQFGIAEAKFSMAVRVQPNESQESESLEITWKPESYPEIPEHVSSGEHDIFPTVQFHEEETTEGAADSLTHTDPEPGDRVHENTEPILVFPEESSGNADVDPESQKVVFPRATEFTLGEEEDQSTSTTGVPSVIPSSVSAKVSEEAAFTATPNSQPFDSLSSIEGSVEVTSRHIGERLVIPSILMPEGSGEDQDDKNIPFPVVTDLPQKTTTNVQGTPFTSKIVTTESLSYVPVTTLYSVSEQLSEETVPTEAVSATSLSEWIFRTSPHGETGEAAEEEGTPSTASTTEKQSPTQRVDQLFLPSEFEGSSETTAQDSASAGTKSTVSSTAPTLSERERTSLSLAFTDTGAFHAMGRQGTEPSRGGLPDVQEGLTTGPDIPVSLSMEQGSGDAAADPQATTVSSFALNFEPDIQPPKEAASTLSSPLENAFPSQPTGFLLSTVTSRQVAEMTSQTSTENLTPEVSGGPSPGAGVSDAPTGFPSEEEFSGESVASSMLSQPTTKEDTIVTEGSGDALFMETQSSASTGPASGLPSQAPDWEGASDRVGSSSPIPWQEFMASGEGSGEQLISTSASVSHVLPSAVGHTSGTVFPRTHPGVGELGAATEALERAPVVPTAEAEIPTEAGGGTAESTLPADFRRTLEPAKLWSREEVEPVEQGIENQTALEEKIKEQGSFGSPQSSVAPGPAVSDPQTSTETTLLTTDYFLLATKQMHSSDNDQEGDAIPVGHVTAPGPQGLEPFTAVSEATAKSHFPSAAASLTESIPSESIITDSPIKEEDVIKLFPRVGGPPTTGSDTDLLFSGLGSGEDAVPALTTRTVNFTDVEQLISTVHPQTAPGGGLETRVSHDERGDYQGVANGAREVRTLTPQPDSISAGSQTTASSAVRGSSSASRAEGPAGTSLTFPADTAHPENQTLGWAKDVQTSRAPTMAGQVFGTTASTADTKDTATSLAFLTRTLVLEATGGFATPAPSDLSGEHSGEGSGAFGMVDLVHISATPQATGPESTPFVWSGSPEKHPEGPGVKAVTPGGSPTISVVLSLHSEQNASVPDSSSAPSRPQMHEGPTEGAAGIFSEGFQLFENPTVKPNRRKTTKNIILDLDNEDKDLLLTVTESTMLEIPPELTPDKNIIIDIDHTKPGYEDILGMQTEPEAEVLTGPQGSNEESAQVQVSLAEEQLEGSGEPLLASYTQATHNEAMAAEDRRQVDPQAFLLTTGTPLHSPDLDLLLPTAASLPTPSQAASVLPEPGEPKMGTKPLDETLESSTLSDSQAIADQSEIIVTLGYLERTQEEYEEKKYVNPSFEPESSSGSEEALLDQTPYVSMGSTRLMTQSLTEAPVMMEASNPTGYTEATLAISTLAKLSSHTPSSPDTIHAASGASEPTRPSVLPGIELGASQMPTEAAVKESYANIEATFKPPHGKYLHTTEPPSVAPNTELELSEGENTPESSKETQTSPTELIAEARFEVHQDPKNKTDVLLSEGADQELPNPSSQEAGTVVTAPGKVNPTGASQWPHSTSAPATRRVETSVVPQPGPQTTEKPTVPSLEVGPETQAALTGEEYATVLASEQQMPVRILDSNNQATVSTAELNTELGTPSLSLWETSNESDFLLGINEESVEGTAVYLTGPDHCKINPCLNGGTCYPTDTSYVCTCVPGYSGDQCELDFDECHSNPCRNGATCIDGLNTFSCLCLPSYVGALCEQDTETCDYGWRKFQGQCYKYFAHRRTWDAAERECRLQGAHLTSILSHEEQMFVNRVGHDYQWIGLNDKMFEHDFRWTDGSTLQYENWRPNQPDSFFSSGEDCVVIIWHENGQWNDVPCNYHLTYTCKKGTVACGQPPVVENAKTFGKMKPRYEINSLIRYHCKDGFIQRHLPTIRCLGNGRWALPKITCMNPSAYQRTYAKKYLKNSSSAKDNSINSSKHDHRWSRRWQESRR